In Canis lupus familiaris isolate Mischka breed German Shepherd chromosome 24, alternate assembly UU_Cfam_GSD_1.0, whole genome shotgun sequence, a single genomic region encodes these proteins:
- the LOC100855425 gene encoding ATP synthase subunit g, mitochondrial-like: MAQFVRNLAALALLNAAVTYSKPRLATFWHYARVELVPPTPAEIPTAIQSLKKIVKSAQTGSFKQLTVKEALLNGLVANEVWMWFYVGEIIGKRGIIGYNV; encoded by the coding sequence ATGGCCCAGTTCGTCCGTAACCTCGCCGCTCTGGCGCTGCTGAACGCTGCTGTGACTTACTCGAAGCCTCGATTGGCCACATTTTGGCACTATGCCAGGGTTGAGCTGGTTCCTCCAACCCCTGCTGAGATCCCAACAGCTATTCAGAGCTTGAAAAAAATAGTCAAGAGTGCTCAAACTGGTAGCTTCAAACAGCTCACAGTTAAGGAAGCTCTGCTGAATGGTTTGGTGGCCAACGAGGTGTGGATGTGGTTTTATGTTGGCGAGATCATAGGCAAGCGTGGCATCATTGGCTATAATGTTTGA